In the Maribacter sp. MJ134 genome, one interval contains:
- a CDS encoding hydroxypyruvate isomerase family protein: MKRRKFIGASAAASVGLIACNTSAAQVTKKDSAIKLKHNINHSACYWCYDSIPLGAFLKNLNELDIKAIDLVGPEDWPLLKKYNIHASMCWGAGLGIKKGWNDPTLHDELAADYLQIIPKVAEAGYTNLICFSGNRNGMNDEEGLANCITGLKRILPLAEKHGVVVQMELLNSKVNHEDYMCDRTEWGVALCKALGTENFKLLYDIYHMQIMEGDIIRNIQEYHPYFGHYHTGGNPGRNEIDETQELFYPAIMKAILDTGYKGHVAQEFVPTWENKIDALKQGVTICDV, translated from the coding sequence ATGAAAAGACGCAAGTTTATCGGAGCATCCGCGGCCGCTTCAGTCGGCCTAATAGCGTGCAATACTTCAGCTGCACAGGTCACAAAAAAAGACTCGGCAATAAAACTTAAGCACAATATAAACCATAGTGCCTGTTATTGGTGTTACGATTCTATTCCCTTAGGGGCGTTTCTTAAGAATTTAAATGAACTGGATATCAAGGCCATTGATTTAGTAGGTCCTGAAGATTGGCCACTTCTTAAAAAATACAACATACATGCCTCCATGTGCTGGGGCGCGGGATTAGGAATTAAAAAAGGCTGGAACGACCCCACACTGCATGATGAATTGGCGGCGGATTATCTACAAATAATACCCAAAGTAGCAGAAGCCGGTTATACCAATCTTATCTGTTTTAGTGGTAACCGAAACGGAATGAACGATGAAGAAGGTCTAGCGAACTGTATTACAGGTTTAAAGCGCATTTTACCACTTGCCGAAAAACACGGCGTTGTAGTACAAATGGAACTTTTGAACAGCAAGGTAAATCACGAAGACTATATGTGTGACCGCACCGAATGGGGTGTAGCACTTTGTAAAGCCCTTGGTACCGAAAATTTCAAGTTACTTTACGATATTTACCACATGCAGATTATGGAAGGGGACATCATAAGAAACATACAGGAATACCACCCCTATTTTGGACATTACCACACGGGCGGTAATCCCGGAAGAAATGAAATTGATGAAACACAGGAACTCTTTTACCCGGCAATTATGAAGGCTATATTGGACACGGGATACAAGGGACATGTAGCCCAAGAGTTTGTGCCTACTTGGGAAAATAAAATAGATGCCCTTAAGCAAGGCGTAACCATTTGTGACGTTTAA
- a CDS encoding LysM peptidoglycan-binding domain-containing protein, whose amino-acid sequence MKNTLKTLFTVLICLLFGGTAFAQKFNTHPVKKGETLESISKAYGVSPDDILKYNKEIKKDGDLSPNTILVIPSGAMTADDKNTVDALIKGIMTDSVVKKEPIGFREHKVRKKETLYGIAKRYNVSEEEIKKYNKQLYASQLRKKMVIRIPKYPEADEETSAIDPGDYEKYIVAPKETRWSIAHKYGITIDSMLVLNPGLSKTSNYLAEGYELLMPRIAGSTVEDQQTQLYISYTVPAKMNFYRLEKKFGVKADEIVRLNPEISERGGLKEGMVIRLPETKLDPGEINTDNYIFYVVRPKQNEFRLTRKFGMSWSDLMQLNPDLKDGLKAGMVLKLPKDQVGDFEVRNSLVLDKINLLDSINTQVRPKIMFLLPFRIDKLNMSDKESVTWAMQNRNSLKYSLGLYSGALVALDSIKSLGISVDVETFDNQFTLARTKTILQQENLSEYSAIVGPLDAISLNEVSNQAASYQLPVIAPVPVRSELSLSNVFFSYTEEKLLREHMIKYVKANHANENLVIIADEKNRAVEEELLGHFPGSKVILVKEEEKNIGINRDKLASQLSEDVENWVFVESDNFKLIASVVSILNSFNNALLDIENGKNKVKLRMLTTDKNNAFENDVISSTHLSNLNFTYPSVYREVTSNAFVKRYRKRFGDAPDKFAVRGFDLTYDLLLKLAYKNDLIDISKFIGATEYNGNKFDYEKDATSGYFNKASYIMAYEDMAIKQIE is encoded by the coding sequence ATGAAAAATACACTTAAAACACTTTTTACGGTTCTAATCTGCCTTCTGTTCGGCGGTACGGCCTTTGCGCAGAAGTTTAATACGCATCCGGTAAAGAAAGGAGAAACCTTAGAGAGCATCTCTAAGGCTTATGGAGTTTCTCCGGACGATATCCTTAAATATAACAAGGAAATTAAAAAGGATGGGGATTTAAGCCCTAATACTATTTTGGTAATACCAAGCGGTGCTATGACGGCCGATGACAAGAATACCGTTGATGCCCTTATCAAAGGTATAATGACTGATTCAGTAGTGAAAAAGGAGCCGATTGGTTTTAGGGAACACAAAGTAAGAAAGAAAGAGACGCTTTATGGTATCGCCAAGAGGTACAATGTTTCTGAGGAGGAAATAAAGAAATACAATAAACAGCTGTACGCCTCGCAATTAAGGAAGAAGATGGTAATCCGTATCCCGAAATATCCAGAGGCAGACGAAGAAACATCCGCGATTGACCCAGGTGATTATGAGAAGTATATTGTCGCGCCTAAAGAAACGAGGTGGAGTATTGCCCACAAATATGGGATTACCATCGATAGTATGCTCGTACTTAATCCTGGATTGTCCAAGACAAGTAATTATCTAGCCGAAGGCTATGAGCTTTTAATGCCCAGAATTGCGGGAAGCACAGTAGAAGACCAGCAAACGCAGCTCTATATTTCCTATACGGTTCCGGCCAAAATGAATTTTTATCGGTTGGAAAAGAAGTTTGGTGTAAAAGCGGATGAAATAGTTCGTTTAAATCCGGAAATTTCTGAGCGTGGAGGGTTGAAAGAGGGAATGGTCATTAGACTCCCCGAAACTAAATTGGACCCTGGCGAAATCAATACGGACAATTATATCTTCTATGTGGTACGGCCAAAACAGAACGAATTTCGGCTGACTCGAAAATTTGGAATGTCCTGGTCGGATTTAATGCAACTAAACCCAGATTTAAAGGATGGTCTTAAAGCAGGAATGGTGCTTAAATTACCCAAAGATCAAGTTGGGGATTTTGAAGTACGCAATTCCCTCGTTCTGGATAAAATCAACTTGTTGGATAGCATCAATACCCAGGTAAGGCCAAAAATTATGTTTTTGTTGCCCTTCCGCATTGATAAGCTTAATATGAGCGATAAGGAATCCGTTACTTGGGCCATGCAGAACAGAAATAGCCTTAAATATAGTCTTGGGCTATACTCTGGTGCCTTGGTTGCCTTAGATTCTATTAAATCCTTAGGTATTTCTGTAGATGTGGAAACTTTTGATAACCAATTTACCTTGGCTAGGACAAAAACAATTTTACAGCAAGAAAATCTTTCAGAATACAGTGCTATCGTAGGACCTTTGGACGCAATTTCTTTGAATGAGGTTTCTAACCAGGCCGCAAGTTATCAGTTGCCGGTTATTGCACCTGTTCCTGTAAGAAGTGAGCTTAGTTTAAGTAACGTTTTTTTCTCCTATACCGAAGAAAAATTGTTGCGGGAACATATGATTAAATACGTGAAGGCCAATCATGCCAATGAAAATTTGGTGATTATTGCGGACGAAAAAAATAGAGCGGTGGAGGAAGAGTTGTTGGGACATTTCCCGGGTTCAAAAGTAATTCTTGTAAAAGAAGAAGAGAAGAATATCGGCATAAATAGGGATAAATTGGCAAGTCAATTATCTGAAGACGTAGAAAATTGGGTTTTCGTAGAATCGGACAACTTTAAACTGATAGCCAGTGTGGTATCCATATTAAATTCCTTTAATAATGCATTGCTGGATATTGAAAATGGTAAGAACAAGGTGAAATTACGCATGTTAACAACGGATAAGAACAACGCATTTGAAAATGATGTCATTTCTAGCACCCATTTGTCTAACTTAAACTTCACGTATCCATCTGTATACAGAGAAGTCACTTCAAATGCCTTTGTGAAACGTTACAGGAAAAGATTCGGGGATGCTCCGGACAAATTTGCGGTAAGAGGTTTTGACCTTACGTATGATTTACTATTAAAGTTAGCCTATAAGAACGATTTGATAGATATTTCCAAGTTCATAGGGGCAACGGAGTATAACGGCAATAAATTCGATTACGAAAAAGATGCCACATCCGGTTATTTCAATAAGGCCTCTTATATCATGGCTTATGAGGATATGGCCATAAAACAAATAGAATAA
- a CDS encoding DUF922 domain-containing protein translates to MFSSYSWGQEEVLWEPDKRLYWSDFRGKVPVGAGAAATTASGISYQFSTSYKGNEMVVDYEVNAFFYPTKSWYKPKICNEVTLVHEQLHFDISELFARHMRKKMAKARFTKNIKAEVKAIYRETLKELNDFQNRYDKETDYSRNIPQQKLWIQRIEKALNEG, encoded by the coding sequence ATGTTCTCATCGTATTCTTGGGGACAAGAAGAAGTGCTTTGGGAACCGGACAAAAGGCTGTATTGGAGCGATTTCAGGGGAAAAGTTCCCGTTGGGGCGGGAGCTGCAGCTACTACCGCGAGTGGCATAAGTTATCAGTTTTCAACAAGCTATAAGGGTAATGAAATGGTGGTTGATTACGAAGTCAATGCGTTCTTTTATCCTACAAAGTCGTGGTACAAACCCAAAATATGTAATGAGGTAACCTTGGTGCACGAACAGCTTCATTTTGATATTTCGGAGCTTTTTGCTCGCCACATGCGAAAAAAAATGGCGAAAGCACGATTTACAAAAAACATAAAGGCCGAGGTAAAGGCTATTTATAGAGAGACCCTTAAAGAACTAAACGATTTTCAGAACCGTTACGATAAGGAAACGGATTATTCTAGAAATATCCCTCAGCAAAAACTTTGGATTCAAAGAATAGAAAAAGCATTGAACGAGGGTTAG
- the guaA gene encoding glutamine-hydrolyzing GMP synthase, translating into MQNKVLILDFGSQYTQLIGRRVRELNIFSEIKPFNKPPAALSEYKAVILSGSPYSVRADDAPHPDLSQIRGKKPLLGVCYGAQYLAHFNGGNVEKSNTREYGRANLSKVDSNSPFLAKIGTGSQVWMSHADTIKKLPENTTLLASTNDVENAAFKFDGEDTYGIQFHPEVYHTTDGKQLLENFLVHIAGVAQTWTPDAFVETTVAELKEKIGDEKVILGLSGGVDSSVAAVLLHKAIGTNLHCIFVNNGLLRKNEFGDVLKQYEGMGLNVKGVDASARFLDDLEGESDPETKRKTIGRVFVEVFDDESHKVDNAKWLAQGTIYPDVIESVSATGGPSATIKSHHNVGGLPDYMKLKVVEPLKMLFKDEVRRVGASLGIDKALLGRHPFPGPGLAIRILGDITRDKVAILQEVDHIFINGLREWGLYDKVWQAGAMLLPVNSVGVMGDERTYEKCVALRAVESTDGMTADWVNLPYEFLQKTSNDIINKVPGVNRVVYDISSKPPATIEWE; encoded by the coding sequence ATGCAAAATAAAGTCCTGATTCTAGATTTCGGTTCTCAGTATACCCAACTCATTGGTAGACGCGTTCGAGAGCTGAATATTTTCTCTGAAATAAAACCTTTTAACAAACCACCGGCAGCCCTTTCTGAATACAAAGCGGTGATACTTTCGGGTTCTCCCTATTCCGTTAGGGCCGATGATGCTCCGCATCCCGATTTGTCTCAAATTCGTGGCAAGAAACCCTTGTTGGGTGTTTGCTATGGCGCACAGTATCTAGCTCATTTCAATGGCGGGAATGTTGAAAAATCGAATACAAGAGAATATGGTCGGGCAAATTTGTCTAAAGTGGATAGCAATTCCCCGTTTTTAGCCAAAATAGGTACGGGCAGTCAGGTTTGGATGAGCCATGCGGATACGATTAAAAAACTACCCGAAAATACTACCCTATTGGCTAGTACCAATGATGTTGAGAATGCCGCTTTTAAGTTTGATGGTGAAGATACGTATGGAATTCAGTTTCATCCAGAAGTGTATCATACTACGGATGGTAAACAATTATTGGAGAATTTTCTAGTTCATATTGCAGGGGTGGCACAAACTTGGACACCGGACGCTTTTGTAGAAACCACGGTGGCGGAGTTAAAAGAAAAGATCGGGGATGAAAAGGTGATATTAGGCTTGTCCGGTGGAGTAGACTCCTCTGTGGCCGCGGTACTACTGCATAAGGCAATTGGCACTAATCTGCATTGTATTTTTGTAAACAATGGTTTGCTTCGTAAGAACGAGTTTGGCGATGTGCTGAAACAGTACGAGGGCATGGGCCTCAATGTTAAAGGAGTAGATGCTTCGGCACGCTTTTTGGATGATTTGGAAGGAGAGTCTGACCCAGAGACGAAGCGTAAAACCATAGGAAGAGTGTTCGTTGAGGTTTTTGATGATGAATCGCACAAGGTAGATAACGCCAAATGGTTGGCGCAAGGAACAATTTATCCGGATGTCATTGAGTCTGTTTCGGCAACCGGCGGACCTTCGGCGACAATAAAAAGTCATCACAATGTTGGTGGTCTTCCGGATTATATGAAGTTAAAAGTAGTGGAGCCTTTAAAAATGTTGTTCAAGGACGAAGTGCGTAGGGTAGGTGCCAGTTTAGGAATAGACAAAGCCTTGTTAGGACGGCATCCATTTCCGGGTCCTGGTTTGGCAATTCGAATTCTAGGGGATATTACCAGGGATAAAGTGGCCATATTACAAGAAGTAGACCATATATTTATTAATGGATTACGTGAGTGGGGATTGTACGATAAGGTCTGGCAGGCTGGTGCTATGTTATTGCCTGTCAATAGCGTGGGAGTTATGGGAGACGAGCGAACTTATGAAAAATGTGTAGCTTTACGAGCTGTCGAAAGTACAGATGGCATGACCGCAGATTGGGTAAATTTACCATATGAGTTTTTGCAAAAAACATCAAATGATATCATTAATAAAGTCCCTGGAGTGAATCGTGTCGTATATGATATAAGTTCCAAACCACCAGCAACGATAGAATGGGAATAA
- a CDS encoding DUF3820 family protein, which translates to MELGLDKQHLIALAHYRMPFGKYKGRYLVNLPEPYLVWFNQKGYPNGRLGEMLRSMHEIKVNGLETLILKIQKEFPVNKP; encoded by the coding sequence ATGGAATTAGGTCTAGATAAGCAACATTTGATTGCGCTTGCCCATTACAGAATGCCTTTCGGAAAATATAAAGGTCGCTATCTGGTGAACCTGCCAGAACCTTATTTGGTTTGGTTTAATCAAAAAGGATATCCGAATGGAAGATTAGGAGAAATGTTGCGTTCTATGCATGAAATCAAGGTAAATGGCTTGGAAACCCTAATTCTTAAAATACAAAAAGAATTTCCTGTCAATAAGCCCTGA
- the yidC gene encoding membrane protein insertase YidC has protein sequence MEEKKLDVNSIIGFVLIFGILIFMFYQNKPTPEELEEQAKQEQVEAKAAQEENIDKEIVAEAPVLNLNDSTAVANYKSQIGAFGFTAPSAATTVLENEVLYLEISNKGGHIIEAKMKNFVTYDSIPVYLIKDGNSSFGLNFSTTDNRVLNTKELYFEPSLSNSDNNQVLSLKAKVSNNQYLEYRYEMKPDDYLVDFTIRSQGLDRVMNDSKPVTLDWQLKGIRHSKSIVYENRYTRLTYNHEDGKISKLSEGSDDEETEEDIKWISYRQHFFSSILATKESFKTGALESKNLVEEESRTFGFTKEYASVLPLEVKGGELSQNMHWYFGPTDVEVLSKYEDLGLEDSIPFGWGIFGWINRYIFTPFYSFLGGMLPAGIAIIIMTILVRLAMSPVTYKSYLSQAKMKVLKPEITELGEKYKDNAMKKQQETMKLYGKAGVSPMSGCVPAFLQMPIFYALFMFFPTSFALRQKSFLWADDLSSFDTIYQFPEGFAIPFYGDHISLFPILASVAIFFYMMMTTGQNMPTQPGMPNMKFIMYLMPFMMLFFFNNYASGLSLYYFVSNLITIGIMLVIKNFILDNDKIHAQIQENKKKPKKENKFQRKMREMMEQAEAQKKK, from the coding sequence ATGGAAGAAAAGAAATTGGACGTGAATTCCATAATCGGTTTTGTACTGATTTTTGGCATATTGATTTTCATGTTTTATCAGAACAAGCCTACCCCAGAAGAGCTGGAAGAACAGGCAAAACAAGAGCAGGTAGAGGCTAAGGCGGCACAAGAAGAAAATATAGATAAAGAGATAGTAGCGGAAGCGCCAGTACTTAATTTAAACGATTCTACGGCAGTTGCAAATTACAAAAGTCAAATAGGGGCATTCGGCTTTACGGCGCCCTCTGCGGCAACGACCGTTCTTGAAAACGAAGTACTTTATTTAGAGATAAGTAATAAGGGAGGACACATTATAGAGGCAAAGATGAAGAATTTTGTCACCTATGATTCTATTCCGGTGTACCTAATTAAAGATGGAAATTCCTCTTTTGGGCTTAATTTCTCTACCACGGACAACAGAGTGTTGAATACCAAGGAGCTGTATTTTGAGCCAAGCTTAAGTAATTCGGATAACAACCAAGTACTTTCATTGAAAGCAAAAGTTTCCAACAACCAATACTTGGAATACCGTTATGAAATGAAGCCGGATGACTACTTGGTAGATTTTACAATACGTAGCCAAGGTCTGGACAGGGTTATGAACGATAGTAAGCCTGTAACCTTAGACTGGCAGTTAAAAGGTATAAGACATTCCAAAAGCATAGTATATGAAAATAGATATACGCGTCTCACCTATAATCATGAAGATGGTAAGATAAGTAAACTGTCTGAAGGTAGTGATGATGAGGAAACGGAAGAGGATATAAAATGGATATCTTATAGACAGCACTTTTTTAGTTCTATTCTGGCGACCAAGGAGTCCTTTAAAACGGGAGCGTTAGAGTCAAAAAATTTAGTGGAGGAAGAGAGTAGGACTTTTGGTTTTACTAAAGAGTATGCCTCCGTTTTACCCCTTGAAGTTAAAGGAGGTGAACTTTCTCAAAATATGCACTGGTATTTTGGCCCAACCGATGTTGAGGTCTTGTCAAAATATGAAGATTTGGGACTTGAGGACTCTATACCGTTTGGATGGGGAATTTTCGGATGGATCAACCGCTATATTTTTACGCCTTTTTACTCTTTCCTAGGGGGTATGCTACCTGCAGGTATCGCTATCATCATCATGACCATTTTGGTGCGTTTGGCCATGTCTCCGGTTACGTATAAATCGTATCTGTCACAAGCTAAGATGAAAGTGTTGAAGCCAGAGATTACGGAGCTTGGAGAAAAGTATAAGGACAATGCCATGAAAAAGCAACAGGAAACCATGAAATTGTATGGTAAAGCTGGTGTTAGCCCAATGAGTGGTTGTGTGCCGGCATTTCTGCAGATGCCTATATTCTATGCTTTGTTCATGTTTTTCCCAACATCTTTTGCATTGCGCCAAAAGTCGTTTTTATGGGCAGATGATCTTTCTTCTTTTGATACCATCTATCAGTTTCCAGAAGGTTTTGCAATACCCTTCTATGGTGACCATATTAGTCTGTTTCCAATTTTGGCATCCGTAGCTATTTTCTTTTATATGATGATGACTACTGGGCAGAATATGCCAACACAGCCCGGTATGCCCAACATGAAGTTTATTATGTACTTAATGCCCTTTATGATGTTATTCTTCTTTAATAACTATGCAAGTGGGTTAAGTTTGTATTACTTTGTTTCCAACTTAATTACTATAGGAATTATGTTGGTGATCAAGAATTTTATCTTGGATAACGATAAGATTCATGCGCAAATACAGGAGAATAAAAAGAAGCCTAAAAAAGAGAATAAATTTCAGCGAAAGATGCGTGAGATGATGGAGCAGGCGGAAGCTCAGAAAAAGAAATAA
- a CDS encoding OsmC family protein, whose protein sequence is MTSKVTYNGDLRTECVHLKSGNSFVTDAPTDNNGLGQAFSPTDTVATGLASCILTMMGIKANGLKLNLEGSRADVTKHMASDPRRIAKIEVDLSLPSHISEKDRKILIHTANTCPVHFSLHPDIEKEISFNWVL, encoded by the coding sequence ATGACATCAAAAGTGACCTATAACGGCGATTTGAGAACGGAGTGCGTTCATTTAAAATCCGGTAATTCTTTCGTAACCGATGCTCCGACCGATAATAATGGTCTTGGACAGGCATTTTCGCCAACCGATACTGTGGCCACCGGTTTGGCCAGCTGTATTTTAACCATGATGGGAATTAAGGCAAATGGCCTAAAATTAAATTTAGAAGGTTCGCGGGCAGATGTGACCAAACATATGGCATCCGACCCAAGAAGAATTGCCAAGATAGAAGTAGACCTAAGCTTGCCATCGCATATTTCCGAAAAGGACAGGAAAATATTGATACACACGGCAAATACCTGTCCTGTTCATTTTAGTTTACACCCTGATATAGAAAAGGAAATCTCTTTCAATTGGGTATTATAA
- a CDS encoding CTP synthase, with amino-acid sequence MSQTKYIFVTGGVTSSLGKGIIAASLAKLLQARGYRTTIQKLDPYINVDPGTLNPYEHGECYVTDDGAETDLDLGHYERFLNVRTSQANNVTTGRIYQSVIEKERRGEFLGKTVQVVPHITNEIKERVQLLGNSGDYDIVITEIGGTVGDIESLPYIEAVRQLLWELGDNNGIVIHLTLVPYLSAAGELKTKPTQHSVKTLMESGIKADILVCRTEHEISDDIKDKLALFCNVKREAVIQSIDASTIYDVPVLMQEEGLDTVTLKKLALPDTIEPDLTQWNEFLKRHKNPKNEVVIGLIGKYVELQDSYKSILEAFIHAGAVNEVKVKVKSIHSEFITERNFENKLIGLDGILVAPGFGERGIEGKIKAVQYAREMGIPFLGICLGMQMAVIEYARNVLGLKNANSTEMDEHTVAPVISLMEEQKTITNMGGTMRLGAWDCKLKEGSLVQKVYGGETEISERHRHRYEFNNDYKSQLEQSGLLTSGINSATDLVEIVELGDHPWFIGVQYHPEYKSTVANPHPLFVGFIKAALAHKKTQTSASMA; translated from the coding sequence ATGTCGCAAACCAAATACATCTTCGTTACGGGCGGGGTAACTTCTTCTCTTGGTAAGGGTATCATAGCCGCTTCCTTGGCAAAATTATTGCAAGCTCGCGGATACCGAACTACAATTCAAAAATTAGACCCTTATATTAATGTAGATCCAGGTACACTAAATCCTTATGAACACGGTGAATGTTATGTGACGGATGACGGTGCGGAGACCGATTTGGATCTAGGACATTATGAGCGTTTTCTTAATGTAAGGACTTCACAGGCGAACAACGTTACTACGGGAAGAATTTATCAAAGCGTCATTGAAAAGGAAAGAAGAGGGGAATTTCTAGGAAAGACCGTTCAGGTAGTTCCGCATATAACCAACGAAATAAAGGAGCGTGTTCAGTTGTTGGGCAATAGTGGAGATTACGATATTGTAATTACGGAGATTGGTGGTACCGTTGGTGATATTGAATCCTTACCCTACATAGAGGCCGTTAGACAATTACTGTGGGAGTTAGGTGATAATAACGGAATAGTGATTCATCTAACTTTGGTTCCTTATTTATCTGCTGCGGGTGAACTTAAAACCAAACCAACACAGCATTCCGTAAAAACACTTATGGAGAGCGGAATTAAAGCGGATATCCTTGTTTGTAGGACCGAACACGAGATTTCAGATGACATAAAGGACAAATTGGCACTCTTTTGCAACGTGAAAAGAGAAGCGGTTATACAAAGTATTGATGCTTCAACGATTTATGACGTGCCCGTTCTTATGCAAGAAGAAGGTCTAGATACTGTTACGTTAAAAAAATTAGCATTGCCGGATACAATTGAGCCAGACCTAACGCAATGGAACGAGTTTTTAAAGCGACATAAAAATCCTAAAAACGAAGTAGTTATAGGTCTCATTGGTAAATATGTAGAACTTCAGGATTCTTACAAGTCCATCTTGGAAGCCTTTATCCATGCCGGTGCCGTAAATGAAGTTAAGGTCAAAGTAAAATCCATTCATTCAGAATTTATAACAGAACGTAATTTCGAGAACAAATTAATAGGGTTAGATGGTATTCTAGTAGCTCCCGGATTTGGTGAAAGGGGAATAGAAGGAAAAATAAAAGCCGTTCAATACGCTAGAGAAATGGGGATTCCGTTTTTGGGAATCTGTCTGGGTATGCAAATGGCGGTCATAGAATATGCTAGAAATGTTTTAGGACTTAAAAATGCTAATTCTACTGAAATGGATGAGCATACCGTTGCTCCCGTAATAAGTCTTATGGAAGAGCAAAAGACAATTACCAATATGGGAGGTACTATGCGTTTGGGAGCATGGGACTGTAAATTAAAAGAGGGGAGCTTGGTGCAAAAGGTCTATGGTGGGGAAACGGAAATTTCTGAGCGCCACCGTCATAGATATGAATTTAACAACGACTATAAATCACAATTGGAGCAATCTGGTTTATTGACATCGGGGATAAATTCAGCCACTGATTTAGTAGAAATCGTTGAGTTGGGAGATCATCCTTGGTTTATTGGCGTACAGTATCATCCAGAATACAAAAGTACCGTTGCTAATCCACACCCTCTATTCGTAGGGTTTATAAAGGCCGCCTTAGCGCACAAAAAAACACAAACTAGTGCCAGTATGGCATAA